CAGCGTGGCCGAGCCGCGCGGGGACGGCACCATGACGAACACGGGCTGCCCCGGCTCGATGAGCGCGATGGGACCGTGCTTGAGCTCTCCGGCGGCGAAGCCCTCGGCGTGGATGTACGACAGCTCCTTGAGCTTGAGCGCGCCCTCCAGCGCGATCGGATACCCCACGTGACGGCCGAGGAAGAGGACGGAGCGCGTGTCGCCCATCCAGTGCGACAGCTGCTCGATGCGCTCCTGCTCGTTGTCGAGCACCCACTGGATCTTCGCGGGGAGCGCCTCGAGCTCGTCGATGCTCTCCTCGGCGACGGACGGCGCGAGCGCGCCGCGCACGCGGCCCACGTGCAGCGCGAGCAGGTACAACGCCGTGATCTGCGCGACGAAGGCCTTGGTCGACGCCACGGCGACCTCGGGGCCGGCGTGCGTGTAGACGATCGCGTCGGACTCGCGCGGGATGGTCGCGCCCTGCGTGTTGCAGATGGAGAGCGTCTTCGCGCCGAGGCGCGCGGCCTCCTTGACGGCCATGAGCGTGTCCATCGTCTCGCCCGACTGGCTGATCGAGACGACGAGGGTCGTCGATCCGACGATGGGGTCCCGGTAGCGGAACTCGTGCGCGAGCTCGACGTCGACGGGGATGCGCGCCCACTGCTCGATCGCGTACTTGCCGACGAGGCCCGCGTAGTAGGCCGTGCCGCACGCGAGGACGATGACGCGGTCGATCCCCTGGAAGAGCTCGTCGAGCCCGTCGAGCTCCGGGATGACGATGCCGCCGTCCTTCACGCGGCCGAGCACCGTCTTGGCGACGGCCTCGGGCTCCTCCGAGACCTCCTTCGCCATGAAGCTCGGCCATCCGCCCTTGTCCGCGGCGGCGGCGTCCCACGAGACCTCGAACGCCTCGACGGCCACGGCGGCGCCGTCGAAGTCGGTCACCGTGACGCCGTCGGGCGTGATAGCGACGATCTGGTCCTGCCCGATCGCGAGCGCCCTGCGGGTGTGCTCGACGAAGGCGGCGACGTCGGAGCCGAGGAAGTTCTCACCGTCGCCGAGCCCGATGACGAGCGGTGAGTTGCGGCGCGCTCCCACGACGAGGCCCGGGTGGTCCTCGTGCATCGCGAGGAGCGTGAAGGCGCCCTCCAGACGGCGCACGACGGCCCGGAACGCGGCGGCCAGGTCGCCGCCGCTCGCGCGGTACTCACGGCCGAGGAGGATGGCGGCGACCTCGGTGTCGGTCTGGCTGCGGAACGCGAAGCCCTCGGCCTCGAGCTCGGCCTTCAGCTCGGAGAAGTTCTCGATGATGCCGTTGTGGATGACCGCGAGGCGGTCGTCGTCGGCCAGGTGCGGGTGCGCGTTGACGTCGGTCGGGCCGCCGTGCGTCGCCCACCGCGTGTGGCCGATGCCCGTCGTGCCCGCGGCGAGCGGCTTGTCCTCGAGCGCCTCGCGCAGCCGGCCGAGCTTGCCGGCCTTCTTGCGCATGCCGAGCGAGCCCTCGCCGTCGATGACCGCGATCCCCGCGGAGTCGTACCCCCGGTACTCGAGACGGGCGAGACCCGCGAGGAGGATGTCCTGGCTTTCCCGAGGACCGACGTATCCGACGATTCCGCACATGCTCCTCATCCTAGGTTCGGCATGCTGTGAACCGCGCCAGGACGGCGCTATCGGCGACCGGATCCGACCGGGGCGCGACGCCGGCGGAGGGCGGACTGGACGATGGGCAGCGCGATGACGACGACCGCGACGCCGACGAGCACGCCCGAGATGGGCCGGGCGAGGAAGCCCGTCGGGTCGCCGTCGAAGAGCAGCAGGGCACGGCGGATGCTCGACTCGAGCAGCGACCCGAGCACGAACGCCAGCACGAGGGGGCCCGGCTCGAAGCCGAACTTCTTCATGAGGTATCCGATCGCGCCGAAGGCGACCACGAGCGCGACGTCGAAGATCGAGTTGTTGATCGTGTACGCGCCGATGAGCGTGATGAGCGCCGTGATGGGGGCGAGCACCGCCGCGCGCACGCGGAGGATGCGCACGAACAGTCCCACGAGCGGCAGCGACATGATCAGCAGCAGCACGTTGCCGATGTACATCGAGTTGACGACGCCCCAGAAGAGGTCGGGGTGCTGGTCGACCAGCTGGGGACCCGGGGTCACGCCCTGGATGAGAAGAGCGCCGAACATGAGCGCCATCGTCGCGTTCGCGGGGATGCCGAGGGTGAGGAGCGGGATGAACGAGCTCGTCGCGGCGGCGTTGTTCGCGGTCTCGGGGCCCGCGATGCCCTCCACGGCACCGTGGCCGAAGCGAGACGGATCCTTCGCGCGGTTCTTCTCGACGGCGTAGCCCGCCATCGAGGCGATGGTCGCGCCGCCTCCCGGCAGGAGGCCGAGGAGGAAGCCGAGCACCGATCCACGGGCGAACGCGCCGGAGGACTGGCGCAGCTCCGACCGGCTCGGCCACACATTGGCGACGTGCGCGGGCGTCAGGGTCTCGGCTCGGTGCCGCTCCTCGAGGCTGTAGAGGATCTCGCCGAGACCGAACAGGCCCATGGCGATCGGCACGAAGTCGATGCCGTCGGCCAGCTGCAGGCTCTCGAAGGTGAACCGCTCGGCGCCCGTGAACGGATCGCGGCCGACCGTCGCCAGCAGCAGGCCGATCCCGGCGGCGATGATCGCCTTGAGCTTCGAGCCGCTCGAGATGGTCGCGACGAGCAGGATGCCCAGGAGGGCGAGCGCGGCGTACTCCGCGGGGCCGAAGCGCAGCGCCCATCCCGCGACGACGGGAGCGAACAGCGTGAGCCCGACGATCGAGACCGTGCCGCCGATGAACGAGCCGATCGCGGCGATGCCGAGCGCCGTGCCGGCTTTGCCGCGCTTGGCGAGCGCGTAGCCGTCGAACACGGTCACGACCGAGCTCGCCTCGCCCGGCAGGCGCAGGAGCACCGAGGTGATGGTGCCGCCGTACTGCGCGCCGTAGAAGATGCCGGCGAGCATGATGATCGCCGTGACGGGCTCGATGCCGTAGGTGAGCGGGAGGAGGATCGCGATGGTCGCCGCGGGCCCGAGGCCGGGCAGCACGCCCACGAACATGCCGATGACGACGCCGATGAGGCAGTAGAGCAGGTTGAGGGGCTCGAAGACGGTGGCGAAGCCGTCGAGCACGGGCTGGAAGTCCATGGTGGTGGCTCTCGGTGTCAGAGGAGATGGGGGATGGCGGTGCCGAGCGCCGCGACGAAGACGAGGTAGAACCCCACGACGACGGCCAGGGCGGTGATGATCGTGGTCGTCCAGCGCTCATGGCCGAGAACGCGCAGCCAGAAGAGGCAGAGCAGGAGCGAGGGGATCTCGAACCCGAGGTGCGGCATGAGCACGACGAGCGCGACGAGACTGGCGAAGCCCCATGCGGCCATCCACGATGCGTGGCTGAACGTCTCGCCTCCCCCGCCCCGGCGGCCGACGGCGAGCTGCGCGATCGACAGGGCGAGCACGACGACGCTGACGCCCAGGGGCCAGAGCCCGGGGCCCGGCTGCGCCGGCGAGCCGGTTCCGAGAGCGACCGAGAGCACGACGCCGGTGACGCCGATCGCCGCGGTGACGAGCGAGGATGCGAGATTGGCGACGGGGCCGGCCGGCGGGGGCGTGTCGTCGATGGGAACGGGCGTGGTGTCCGTCGGCAGCGTCGCCGACGGTTTCGTGAGCGGTTCGTCGTCCATGAGACGACCTCCTCCGGGGTGGATGGAACGGGTGGGCCGGTCTCGGATCAGCCGGTGAGGGAGATGTCGTGCTCTTCGGCCAGAGCACGGTAGGTCTCCGCGAGCTCCGTCCACTCGGCGACCACCTCGTCGCCCGAGATCTCGCGGGGCGTGAGCAGGCTGCTCTCGTTGAAGGCCCTGTAGGCGTCGGACGCGATCGCGTCGTCGATCGCGTCGACGAGGCGATCCTGCACGTCCTCGGGCATGTCGGCGGGACCGGCGATCGCGCGGTACTGCGCGACAGGGACCTCGTACCCGAGCTCGGCCGCGGTCGGCACCTCGGGCACGAAGGCGTTGCGCTCCTCCGAGAAGACGACGAGGGGCGTCACCGTGCCGGCGTCGATCTGCGGCTTCGCCTCGCCCAGCTGGACGGTCGCGACCTGCATCTGGTCGCCCATGACGGCGGTGAGGGCCGGTGAGCCCGAGTCGAAGGGGACGGCCTCGCCGGCGACATCCGCCTCCGCGAAGAGGATGGCCTGGGCCAGCTGCGAGCCGGTGCCGACGCCCGTCGTGCCGTAGTCGAGGTCGGGCGCGGCGATGAGGTCGTCGAGGCTCTCGAACCCCGAGGCCGGGCTCGCGACGAGCACGTAGTCGTCCTGCGACAGCCCCTTCAGCACCGTGAGATCGTCGAGGCTCACGGCCTCCGCGGGACTCACGGCGAGCGGTGTGATGGTGATGAGCGAGGCGTTGAGCATGAGGAGTTCGTAGCCGTCGGGAGCGGATGCCGCGACCTGCTCCGTGGCGAGCGCGCCGTTCGCGCCCTCCTTGTTGAGCACGGGGACGGCGACGTCGAGCGACGCCGCCATGCCCTCCGCGACGGCACGCGCCACGAGGTCGCTCGATCCGCCGGGCGCCTGGCCGACGGTGATCGTGACGGGCCCGGTCGGGAAATCGGCGCTGCCGGGCATCCACGACAGATTTCCGCCGCACGAGGTGAGAGCGAGGGCGGAAGCCGTGAGCGCGACGGCGCCTGCGAGACGGATGGCTTTCATATCGGCTTCTTTCCGAGCGGGGCGTCGTCGCCCTGCTCCTGTCCGCGAACTGCCGTGTGGAGAGGCAGTTCAGACTAAGAACCGCCGTGCATGCGCGTCCAAACCCCATTTCGCATAAAGCGATACTCTCGCAGCATCATGTTCACGCTCGACCAGGTCCGCTGCTTCGTCGCCGTGGCCGAGGAGCTCCACTTCGGGCGCGCGGCGGCACGGCTGCGGATGACGCAGCCGCCCCTCAGCCGGCAGATCCAGCGTCTCGAGTCGATCCTCGCGGTCACGCTGCTCGATCGGGACAACCGACGGGTCACGCTCACGGAGGCGGGACGCGCGTTCCTGCGCGAGGGGCGGGAGATCCTCGCCGCCGTCGACCGGGCGCCGGCGACGGCTCGCGAGGTCGCCGCCGGTCGCATCGGCGTCGTGCGCATCGGCTTCACCGCCGCATCGGGCTACAGCGTGCTCGGCCCCCTGCTCACGACCATCGCGGAGGAGCTGCCGCGCGTCCGCGTCGAACTGGAGGAGCTCGTGACGGGGCAGCAGAAGGACGCGCTCGACGCCGGATCCCTCGACCTCGGCCTCGCCCGGCCGCCCTTCGACCCCGCGCGCTTCGACTCGCGTCCGCTCCTCGCCGAGGACCTCGTGCTCGCGGTGCCCGTCGGACATCCGCTCGCGGCGTCGGCCGGGGCCCCGACGCCCGACACGCTCCGGCGCGAGCCGCTCATCATGCACTCGGCGACGAACGCGCGCTACTTCCACGACCTCTCCGCGCGGATGCTGCCGGCCGACCATGCGGGGGTCGTGCACGTCGTGAGCCAGATCGCGACCATGGTCGCCCTCGTCGCGGCCCGGCACGGCGTCGCGTTCGTCCCCGAGTCGGCGCGTCTCCTCGGCATCGACGGGGTCGCCTATCTCGATCTCGGCGAGGAGGCCCGAGGCGTCGTGCGGCTCGCCGCCATCTGGAGCCGCACGAACGGCAATCCGGCGCTGCATCGCGTGGTGCAGCTCCTCGGAGCCGACTGATACCCGCAGAGCATCGAATCATCCAGGCATTGGCTTGGACAGGCATGGACGACTCCGCCTACCGTGGCGTGCGTCCCCTTCGTATGCCGGTGTCGCCGGCACGGCCCTCTGGAGCACTCGTGGCACGCCTCACCCCCGCCGAGCTGGCGGCGCATCTCAAGGACGGCCTGCTGTCCTTCCCCGTCACGGCGTTCACGCCCGACCTCGCCTTCGACGAGCGCGCGTACCGCGCGCACGTCGAGTGGCAGTCGGGCTACGACGTCGCCGGCCTCTTCGCCGCCGGGGGCACGGGCGAGGGCTTCAGCCTCAGCCCCGCCGAGTCGGCCGCCGTCGTGCGCGCCGCCGTCGAGTCGTCGCGCCCCGAGGTGCCCGTGCTCGCGTCGGCGGGCGGGGCCACCTGGCAGGCCGTCGAGAACGCGAGGGCCGCCGAGGAGGCGGGCGCGGAGGGGCTCCTCGTGCTGCCGCCCTACCTCACGGAGTGCGACCAGCAGGGGCTCGAAGCCCACGTCGACGCCATCGCGTCGGCGACGCGCCTCGCGATCATCGTCTACAACCGCGGCACCGCGATCTACGCGGCCGAGACGGTCGAACGCCTCGCCGATCGGCACCCGAACGTCATCGGCTTCAAGGACGCCATCGGCGACATCGAGCACCTCGCGAAGGTCTACGCGCGCAACGGCGACCGTCTCTTCTACCTCGGCGGCCTGCCGACCGCCGAGACGTTCGCCCTGCCGCTGCTGCAGATGGGCCTGAGCACGTACTCGTCGGCGCTGTTCAACTTCGCCCCCGAGTTCGCCCTGGACTTCTACCGCGACGTCCGCGCACAGGACCGCGCCGCCGTGACCGAGAAGCTCTCGCGGTTCGTGCTGCCCTACGTCGAGATCCGCGACCGCGGCCACGGCTACGGGGTCTCGATCGTCAAAGCGGGCCTGCGGGCCGTCGGGCGCGACGTGGGCCCCGTGCGCCCGCCGCTGCACGATCTGCGCGAGGGCGAGTACGCGGACCTGGCCGCGCTCATCGAGCGCGCGGGCATCGCCACCGAGAGGATCGCATCATGACCGCGCTCACCGGCCACTCCCTCATCGCGGGCGAGCGCGTCGCCGGCACCGCGGGCACGACGCACGCCGTCTCGCCCGCCACGGGCGAGCGCCTCGACCCCCCCTACACGCTGCTCGACGTCGATCAGGTGGCCGCGGCGACGACGGCCGCCGCCGAGGCGTCCGGACCGTTCTCGACGCTCGAGCCCGCGGCGCACGCCGCGTTCCTCGACGGCGTCGCCGACCGCATCGACGCGCTGGGCGAGGCCCTCGTCGAGCGCGCGGCGCTCGAGACCGGCCTTCCGGCCGCGCGGATCACGGGCGAGCGCGCCCGCACGACGGGCCAGCTGCGCCTCTTCGCGTCGGTCGTGCGCCAGGGCGACCACCGCGGCGTGCGCATCGACCCCGCCGCGCCCGACCGCCGGCCGCTCCCCCGCGTCGACATCCGGCAGCGGAAGGTGCCCCTGGGCCCCGTCGCCGTCTTCGGCGCGTCGAACTTCCCTCTCGCGTTCTCGACGGCCGGCGGCGACACGGCCTCGGCTCTCGCCGCCGGCTGCCCGGTCGTCTTCAAGGCGCACAACGCGCATCCGGGCACGAGCGAGCTCGTCGCCTCCGCCATCGCCGAGGCGATCGCCGCGCACGGCCTGCATCCCGGCGTCTTCTCCCTCGTGTACGGTCCCGGCGCGGCCGTCGGCCAGGCCCTCGTCGCCGACCCCGCCATCCAGGCCGTGGGGTTCACGGGCTCCCGCGCAGGGGGCCTCGCGATCGTCCGCACGGCCCAGGCACGCCCCACGCCGATCCCGGTGTACGCCGAGATGAGCTCGGTCAACCCCGTCTTCGTCCTGCCCGGCGCGCTCGACGGCGACGTCGACGCGCTCGCGACGGCGTACGTCGCGAGCGTGACGGGGTCGAGCGGCCAGCTGTGCACGCAGCCCGGCGTCGTGTTCGTGCCGCGAGGCGACGCGGGCGACCGCTTCCTCGCGACGACGACGCGCCTCGTCGACGAGGCCGCAGGCCAGGTCATGCTCACGCCGGGGATCGCCCGCTCCTGGCGGGAGGGCGTCGAGACGCGCTCCTCGCGGGCCGCCGTCCTCGCGCGCGGCTCCGAGGGGCCGGGCGGAAACGCGCCGGCACCGGTCGTCCACGCCGTGTCGTCGTCGGACTTCCTCGCGGACGACGCGCTCCGGGACGAGATCTTCGGCGCCGCGTCGCTCGTCGTGCGCTACGACGGCGCCGACGAGCTGACCACTGCGGCCGAGCGGATCGAGGGGCAGCTCACGGCGACCATCCAGCTCGCCGAGCGGGACCACGCCCTCGCCGCGGCCCTGCTGCCGGTCCTCGAGCGCAAGGCCGGCCGCATCCTGGCGAACGGATGGCCCACGGGCGTCGAGGTCGGGCACGCGATGGTCCACGGCGGCCCGTTCCCCGCGACGTCGGACTCCCGCACGACGAGCGTCGGCACG
This window of the Microbacterium sp. AB genome carries:
- the glmS gene encoding glutamine--fructose-6-phosphate transaminase (isomerizing), translating into MCGIVGYVGPRESQDILLAGLARLEYRGYDSAGIAVIDGEGSLGMRKKAGKLGRLREALEDKPLAAGTTGIGHTRWATHGGPTDVNAHPHLADDDRLAVIHNGIIENFSELKAELEAEGFAFRSQTDTEVAAILLGREYRASGGDLAAAFRAVVRRLEGAFTLLAMHEDHPGLVVGARRNSPLVIGLGDGENFLGSDVAAFVEHTRRALAIGQDQIVAITPDGVTVTDFDGAAVAVEAFEVSWDAAAADKGGWPSFMAKEVSEEPEAVAKTVLGRVKDGGIVIPELDGLDELFQGIDRVIVLACGTAYYAGLVGKYAIEQWARIPVDVELAHEFRYRDPIVGSTTLVVSISQSGETMDTLMAVKEAARLGAKTLSICNTQGATIPRESDAIVYTHAGPEVAVASTKAFVAQITALYLLALHVGRVRGALAPSVAEESIDELEALPAKIQWVLDNEQERIEQLSHWMGDTRSVLFLGRHVGYPIALEGALKLKELSYIHAEGFAAGELKHGPIALIEPGQPVFVMVPSPRGSATLHAKVVSNIEEIRARGARVIAVAEEGDAAVLPFADEVLRVPLASPLFEPLIAVVPLHIFAMGLATAKGLDVDQPRNLAKSVTVE
- a CDS encoding tripartite tricarboxylate transporter permease, which codes for MDFQPVLDGFATVFEPLNLLYCLIGVVIGMFVGVLPGLGPAATIAILLPLTYGIEPVTAIIMLAGIFYGAQYGGTITSVLLRLPGEASSVVTVFDGYALAKRGKAGTALGIAAIGSFIGGTVSIVGLTLFAPVVAGWALRFGPAEYAALALLGILLVATISSGSKLKAIIAAGIGLLLATVGRDPFTGAERFTFESLQLADGIDFVPIAMGLFGLGEILYSLEERHRAETLTPAHVANVWPSRSELRQSSGAFARGSVLGFLLGLLPGGGATIASMAGYAVEKNRAKDPSRFGHGAVEGIAGPETANNAAATSSFIPLLTLGIPANATMALMFGALLIQGVTPGPQLVDQHPDLFWGVVNSMYIGNVLLLIMSLPLVGLFVRILRVRAAVLAPITALITLIGAYTINNSIFDVALVVAFGAIGYLMKKFGFEPGPLVLAFVLGSLLESSIRRALLLFDGDPTGFLARPISGVLVGVAVVVIALPIVQSALRRRRAPVGSGRR
- a CDS encoding tripartite tricarboxylate transporter TctB family protein, with the protein product MDDEPLTKPSATLPTDTTPVPIDDTPPPAGPVANLASSLVTAAIGVTGVVLSVALGTGSPAQPGPGLWPLGVSVVVLALSIAQLAVGRRGGGGETFSHASWMAAWGFASLVALVVLMPHLGFEIPSLLLCLFWLRVLGHERWTTTIITALAVVVGFYLVFVAALGTAIPHLL
- a CDS encoding tripartite tricarboxylate transporter substrate binding protein, which produces MKAIRLAGAVALTASALALTSCGGNLSWMPGSADFPTGPVTITVGQAPGGSSDLVARAVAEGMAASLDVAVPVLNKEGANGALATEQVAASAPDGYELLMLNASLITITPLAVSPAEAVSLDDLTVLKGLSQDDYVLVASPASGFESLDDLIAAPDLDYGTTGVGTGSQLAQAILFAEADVAGEAVPFDSGSPALTAVMGDQMQVATVQLGEAKPQIDAGTVTPLVVFSEERNAFVPEVPTAAELGYEVPVAQYRAIAGPADMPEDVQDRLVDAIDDAIASDAYRAFNESSLLTPREISGDEVVAEWTELAETYRALAEEHDISLTG
- a CDS encoding LysR substrate-binding domain-containing protein yields the protein MFTLDQVRCFVAVAEELHFGRAAARLRMTQPPLSRQIQRLESILAVTLLDRDNRRVTLTEAGRAFLREGREILAAVDRAPATAREVAAGRIGVVRIGFTAASGYSVLGPLLTTIAEELPRVRVELEELVTGQQKDALDAGSLDLGLARPPFDPARFDSRPLLAEDLVLAVPVGHPLAASAGAPTPDTLRREPLIMHSATNARYFHDLSARMLPADHAGVVHVVSQIATMVALVAARHGVAFVPESARLLGIDGVAYLDLGEEARGVVRLAAIWSRTNGNPALHRVVQLLGAD
- the kdgD gene encoding 5-dehydro-4-deoxyglucarate dehydratase; translated protein: MARLTPAELAAHLKDGLLSFPVTAFTPDLAFDERAYRAHVEWQSGYDVAGLFAAGGTGEGFSLSPAESAAVVRAAVESSRPEVPVLASAGGATWQAVENARAAEEAGAEGLLVLPPYLTECDQQGLEAHVDAIASATRLAIIVYNRGTAIYAAETVERLADRHPNVIGFKDAIGDIEHLAKVYARNGDRLFYLGGLPTAETFALPLLQMGLSTYSSALFNFAPEFALDFYRDVRAQDRAAVTEKLSRFVLPYVEIRDRGHGYGVSIVKAGLRAVGRDVGPVRPPLHDLREGEYADLAALIERAGIATERIAS
- a CDS encoding aldehyde dehydrogenase (NADP(+)), coding for MTALTGHSLIAGERVAGTAGTTHAVSPATGERLDPPYTLLDVDQVAAATTAAAEASGPFSTLEPAAHAAFLDGVADRIDALGEALVERAALETGLPAARITGERARTTGQLRLFASVVRQGDHRGVRIDPAAPDRRPLPRVDIRQRKVPLGPVAVFGASNFPLAFSTAGGDTASALAAGCPVVFKAHNAHPGTSELVASAIAEAIAAHGLHPGVFSLVYGPGAAVGQALVADPAIQAVGFTGSRAGGLAIVRTAQARPTPIPVYAEMSSVNPVFVLPGALDGDVDALATAYVASVTGSSGQLCTQPGVVFVPRGDAGDRFLATTTRLVDEAAGQVMLTPGIARSWREGVETRSSRAAVLARGSEGPGGNAPAPVVHAVSSSDFLADDALRDEIFGAASLVVRYDGADELTTAAERIEGQLTATIQLAERDHALAAALLPVLERKAGRILANGWPTGVEVGHAMVHGGPFPATSDSRTTSVGTLAIERFLRPVAYQNLPDALLPAALRDANPWNLTRRVDGVLQPGGA